One window of Candidatus Hinthialibacter antarcticus genomic DNA carries:
- a CDS encoding CPXCG motif-containing cysteine-rich protein: MQEEFEYTCPYCWQRISAVIDLSVDVQSYVEDCEVCCRPIQIDFQIEHDHVVSFEANTLDE, encoded by the coding sequence ATGCAAGAAGAATTTGAATATACATGCCCCTACTGCTGGCAGCGCATCAGCGCAGTGATTGACCTCTCGGTTGATGTTCAATCGTATGTCGAAGACTGTGAGGTCTGCTGCCGCCCCATTCAGATTGATTTTCAAATCGAACACGACCACGTTGTCTCATTTGAAGCCAATACGCTAGATGAATAA
- a CDS encoding type 1 glutamine amidotransferase domain-containing protein, which produces MTDYPLRGKRFLFFVGDIYEDLELWYPKYRLEEAGAEVVLAGPQAGVVYQGKNGYPCKSDAAIGDMNASDFDGVVCPGGFMPDKLRRDAKVLSLVKEFADAGKLVAAICHGGWIPISAKAYKGVRVTGSPGIKDDLENAGAIFEDAPVVVDRHFVSSRKPDDLPQFMIGIFQALGVQ; this is translated from the coding sequence ATGACCGATTATCCATTACGCGGCAAGCGCTTTCTATTTTTCGTCGGCGATATTTATGAAGACCTGGAACTGTGGTATCCCAAATATCGCCTGGAAGAAGCAGGGGCTGAGGTTGTGCTCGCGGGGCCGCAGGCGGGCGTTGTCTATCAAGGCAAGAACGGCTATCCCTGCAAATCCGATGCTGCGATTGGGGACATGAACGCATCCGACTTTGACGGCGTGGTCTGCCCCGGCGGCTTCATGCCCGACAAATTACGGCGCGACGCGAAGGTGTTATCGTTAGTCAAAGAATTCGCTGACGCGGGCAAACTGGTTGCTGCGATCTGCCACGGCGGATGGATCCCCATTTCAGCCAAGGCGTATAAGGGCGTACGCGTAACCGGATCGCCGGGCATCAAAGACGACCTGGAAAATGCAGGCGCGATTTTTGAAGACGCGCCGGTTGTGGTCGATCGCCATTTTGTTTCGAGCCGTAAACCCGACGACCTGCCGCAATTTATGATCGGCATTTTTCAAGCGCTGGGCGTTCAATAA
- a CDS encoding PQQ-binding-like beta-propeller repeat protein, giving the protein MKQWSMYLFILICGCCFQLAVSAENWPQWRGPDFNGAANAKNLPHTWSQTDNMRWIANLPGESAATPIIWGDKIFVASRDERSGDLLGLCINAKTGTELWRQTLGIDPGGNRRQNMASPSPATDGKHVVFLFGSGDLAVLDLDGKILWQRNLVKEMGRFSVQFGYASSPLLYKDKLYITILQRNPASFLIAIDPATGKDIFKEERPSDAKAESLEAYTTPIPLTTNGREEIVLFGADYATGHDPETGKEIWRWGEYNPRKVGHWRIVPSPVAGGGMIYVAAPKREPLFALKAGATGTVGDEQIAWQFKDAPPDVCTSAYHDGHLYVLDGDRHVITKLNAKTGETIWKGDLDSDVVMRASPTIADGKIFAHNESGRFYVMEDGDEFKLLSQIEMGKAPIRSSFAFGDDYFLIRTAERLYCVATQ; this is encoded by the coding sequence ATGAAACAATGGTCAATGTATTTGTTTATTCTTATTTGTGGATGTTGCTTCCAACTGGCGGTAAGCGCAGAAAATTGGCCGCAATGGCGCGGGCCGGATTTTAACGGAGCGGCTAACGCCAAGAACCTGCCCCATACCTGGAGCCAAACCGACAACATGCGTTGGATCGCCAACCTACCCGGCGAAAGCGCGGCCACGCCCATCATCTGGGGCGACAAAATCTTCGTCGCGTCCCGCGATGAGCGGTCCGGCGATTTGTTGGGGCTGTGCATCAACGCGAAAACCGGGACGGAACTCTGGCGCCAGACGCTCGGTATTGATCCCGGAGGAAACCGCCGCCAAAACATGGCATCGCCCTCGCCAGCGACAGACGGCAAGCATGTCGTCTTTTTGTTCGGTTCAGGCGACCTCGCCGTATTGGACTTAGACGGCAAGATTCTCTGGCAACGCAATCTCGTAAAAGAAATGGGCCGTTTCAGCGTCCAATTTGGATACGCCTCCAGCCCGTTGCTATATAAAGACAAACTCTACATTACAATTTTACAACGCAATCCCGCCTCTTTCCTGATTGCGATTGACCCGGCGACGGGCAAAGACATTTTCAAAGAAGAACGCCCTTCCGACGCCAAGGCGGAATCGCTGGAAGCCTATACAACGCCCATCCCACTAACCACAAACGGTCGCGAAGAAATTGTGCTCTTCGGCGCAGACTACGCCACCGGCCACGATCCAGAAACAGGCAAAGAAATCTGGCGCTGGGGCGAATATAACCCGCGTAAAGTCGGCCATTGGCGCATCGTACCGTCGCCGGTTGCAGGCGGTGGGATGATCTACGTCGCGGCGCCCAAGCGCGAACCGTTGTTCGCACTCAAAGCGGGCGCAACTGGAACCGTCGGCGATGAGCAAATTGCATGGCAATTCAAAGACGCGCCGCCTGACGTTTGCACTTCCGCTTACCATGATGGACATTTGTATGTGCTCGACGGAGACCGCCACGTCATAACCAAACTGAACGCAAAAACAGGCGAAACCATCTGGAAGGGCGATCTTGATAGCGATGTGGTTATGCGCGCCTCGCCCACCATCGCTGATGGAAAAATATTCGCCCATAATGAGAGCGGACGATTTTACGTTATGGAAGACGGCGATGAGTTTAAACTGCTCAGCCAGATCGAAATGGGCAAAGCGCCGATCCGCTCATCGTTCGCGTTCGGCGACGATTATTTTTTGATCCGTACAGCAGAGCGGTTGTATTGCGTCGCAACTCAATAG
- the yaaA gene encoding peroxide stress protein YaaA, with protein MKKTIIILIPPSEGKAPGGEGKPIQPNKDAREMLKRLHGYDGEWGKLLGVKGKALDAALEANASILKSPTLPAIERYSGVVYDGIDYASMKASARRTFDERVRIVSALFGLVQPQDLIPNYKLKIDKLNAAAYWKPIIVKQLKDSFVIDLLPQAHHKAVGYPDGIRVDFVCEKNGKRKPAGHFGKLIKGRFVRWLCENKLADPKRFSSFDEDGYRWNGECFIKVEC; from the coding sequence ATGAAGAAAACGATTATAATTTTGATCCCACCGTCTGAGGGCAAGGCGCCCGGCGGCGAGGGCAAACCGATTCAACCCAATAAAGACGCTCGCGAAATGCTCAAGCGCTTACATGGCTACGACGGCGAATGGGGCAAGTTATTAGGCGTGAAAGGCAAGGCGCTGGATGCCGCGCTCGAAGCCAACGCGTCTATCTTGAAATCGCCGACGCTGCCCGCGATTGAGCGATACAGCGGCGTAGTGTATGACGGCATCGACTATGCTTCGATGAAGGCGTCGGCGCGTCGGACGTTTGACGAGCGCGTACGCATCGTGTCGGCGCTATTCGGATTAGTCCAACCGCAAGATTTGATTCCCAATTACAAATTAAAAATAGACAAACTCAACGCCGCCGCCTATTGGAAGCCGATCATCGTCAAGCAGTTAAAAGACTCATTCGTGATCGACCTGCTGCCGCAGGCGCACCATAAGGCGGTTGGGTATCCCGATGGAATTCGAGTGGATTTCGTCTGTGAAAAAAACGGAAAACGCAAACCTGCCGGACACTTTGGCAAGTTAATCAAAGGCCGCTTTGTGCGTTGGCTATGCGAAAACAAACTCGCCGATCCAAAGCGCTTTTCGTCATTCGATGAAGACGGCTACCGATGGAACGGCGAGTGTTTTATCAAAGTTGAATGTTAA